From the genome of Neisseria lisongii, one region includes:
- a CDS encoding HlyD family secretion protein — MNTKADNPVHHETVPLKSKSKRKRNLIAVTLLFAAAAAALAAAYFLVWQHEEETEDAYVSGHLVQITPQVAGTVQKVSVDDTDVVKKGDVLAVLDDSDFLLAYERAKNELIQAIRQNKQQKAVNTQAKAQVSVRKADLERAAADLKRREALAAADAVSGEELAHARSAVVQAQAALKAVEAESAASQAVLGNNIPLRQQPAVLNAVTRLKDAWLNLQRTQIRSPMAGQVAKRNVQVGQKLAAGTPLMAVVPLDNLWVDANFKESQLRKMKIGQPVELTADLYGSSVVYHGRISGLSAGTGSAFSLLPAQNATGNWIKVVQRVPVRIMLDEQELKAHPLRVGLSMTAKVDVAAAGEHQTATGKTVQPQAETVDWSEIDALIEQLFAEYAP; from the coding sequence ATGAATACGAAAGCAGACAATCCCGTTCACCATGAAACCGTACCGCTCAAGTCGAAATCGAAACGCAAACGTAATCTGATTGCGGTAACGCTGCTGTTTGCGGCGGCAGCGGCAGCGCTGGCGGCGGCCTATTTTTTGGTGTGGCAGCACGAAGAAGAAACCGAAGACGCTTATGTTTCGGGGCATTTGGTGCAGATTACGCCGCAGGTGGCGGGAACCGTGCAGAAAGTATCGGTTGATGATACCGATGTGGTGAAAAAAGGCGACGTGCTGGCCGTGTTGGACGACAGCGATTTTCTGCTGGCTTACGAGCGGGCGAAAAACGAGCTGATTCAGGCCATCCGCCAAAACAAACAGCAAAAAGCGGTCAACACGCAGGCCAAAGCGCAGGTGTCGGTACGCAAAGCCGATTTGGAACGTGCCGCCGCCGATTTAAAACGCCGCGAGGCGCTGGCGGCGGCTGATGCGGTTTCCGGCGAAGAATTGGCACACGCCCGTTCGGCGGTGGTGCAGGCGCAGGCGGCATTGAAGGCGGTGGAAGCCGAGTCCGCCGCTTCGCAGGCGGTGTTGGGCAACAATATCCCGCTGCGCCAGCAACCGGCGGTGTTGAATGCGGTTACCCGTCTGAAAGATGCGTGGCTGAATCTGCAACGCACGCAAATCCGTTCGCCGATGGCAGGGCAGGTCGCCAAACGCAATGTTCAGGTCGGGCAAAAACTGGCAGCGGGTACGCCGCTGATGGCAGTTGTGCCGCTGGATAATCTGTGGGTCGATGCCAACTTTAAAGAATCTCAACTGCGCAAAATGAAAATCGGCCAACCGGTGGAATTGACGGCGGACTTATACGGCAGCAGCGTGGTGTATCACGGCAGAATCAGCGGCCTTTCGGCAGGTACGGGCAGCGCATTTTCGCTGTTGCCGGCGCAAAACGCCACCGGCAACTGGATTAAAGTGGTGCAGCGTGTGCCGGTGCGGATTATGCTTGACGAACAAGAGCTGAAAGCCCACCCGCTGCGGGTCGGTTTGTCGATGACGGCCAAAGTTGATGTGGCGGCCGCCGGTGAACATCAGACCGCTACCGGAAAAACGGTGCAACCGCAGGCCGAAACAGTGGATTGGTCGGAAATCGATGCCTTGATTGAGCAGCTGTTTGCCGAATATGCACCTTAA
- a CDS encoding 7-cyano-7-deazaguanine/7-aminomethyl-7-deazaguanine transporter → MYTFTQAQQQKALFWLIQFHILIIAASNYLVQFPFDIFGVHTTWGAFTFPFIFLATDLTVRIFGSQLARRIIFWVMFPALLLSYIVSVLFSNGAWTGWASLTQFSTFVGRIALASFCAYALGQILDIFVFNKLRRLPSWWIAPTASIIAGNALDTLMFFSVAFYASSDPFMAAHWPGIAFVDYLFKLTICTLFFLPAYGLLLNLLTKKLTTLSQTRPIAETVEQNV, encoded by the coding sequence ATGTACACATTTACCCAAGCCCAACAGCAAAAAGCCCTTTTCTGGCTGATTCAGTTTCACATTCTGATTATCGCCGCCAGCAACTATCTGGTGCAGTTTCCCTTCGACATCTTCGGCGTACACACCACTTGGGGCGCATTTACCTTCCCGTTTATTTTTCTGGCAACCGATTTGACCGTCCGCATTTTCGGCTCGCAACTGGCACGCCGCATCATCTTCTGGGTCATGTTCCCCGCCCTGCTGCTTTCCTACATCGTATCCGTCTTATTCAGCAACGGCGCATGGACAGGCTGGGCATCGCTCACCCAATTCAGCACCTTTGTCGGCCGCATCGCCCTCGCCAGCTTCTGCGCCTACGCACTCGGCCAGATTTTAGACATCTTCGTTTTCAACAAACTGCGCCGGCTTCCGTCATGGTGGATCGCCCCCACCGCCTCCATCATCGCCGGTAACGCCTTAGACACCCTGATGTTTTTCAGCGTCGCCTTCTACGCCAGCAGCGATCCCTTTATGGCCGCACACTGGCCCGGCATCGCCTTTGTCGATTACCTGTTCAAACTCACCATCTGCACCCTGTTTTTCCTCCCCGCCTACGGCCTGCTGCTCAACCTGCTGACCAAAAAACTCACCACCCTGAGCCAAACCCGCCCGATTGCGGAAACAGTGGAACAAAACGTCTGA
- a CDS encoding tyrosine recombinase XerC, whose product MADTDGVDIETFAGNCERYLLTLQQQGKSPHTLSAYRRDLLQLAEILRQRPSENGVRRQDLVAVLKKLSQQNLGERSLARKLSVWRQYCGWLVQQGIAVQDLAANIRAPKQPQRLPKALQQEPLNRMFDQSSDDDVLALRDQALFELLYGSGLRLSEAQGLDVADISLESGWVRVSNGKGGKQRQVPLTGKSMAAIQAYLPLRIAAADETALFTNRNGKRLGQRQIQKRLQEWSLKQGERHISPHMLRHSYASHLLQSSRDIRAVQELLGHSSLSTTQIYTKLDFDHLAKIYDETHPRAKRKK is encoded by the coding sequence ATGGCGGATACAGACGGTGTGGATATTGAAACGTTTGCCGGAAACTGCGAACGCTATCTGCTGACGTTGCAGCAGCAGGGTAAGTCGCCGCATACGCTGTCGGCGTACCGGCGGGATTTGCTGCAGTTGGCGGAAATTTTGCGGCAGAGGCCGTCTGAAAACGGGGTGCGGCGGCAGGATTTGGTGGCGGTGTTGAAAAAACTGTCGCAGCAAAATCTGGGCGAACGCAGTTTGGCACGCAAACTTTCGGTGTGGCGGCAATATTGCGGCTGGTTGGTGCAGCAGGGTATTGCAGTGCAGGATTTGGCGGCGAATATCCGTGCGCCCAAGCAGCCGCAGCGTTTGCCGAAAGCCCTGCAGCAGGAACCTTTGAACCGTATGTTCGACCAAAGCAGCGATGATGACGTGCTGGCATTGCGCGATCAGGCACTGTTTGAATTGTTGTATGGCAGCGGTTTGCGTTTGAGCGAGGCACAGGGTTTGGATGTGGCGGATATTTCGCTGGAATCGGGCTGGGTGCGGGTGAGCAACGGTAAAGGCGGCAAGCAGCGGCAAGTGCCGCTGACGGGCAAAAGTATGGCGGCGATACAGGCCTATTTGCCGCTGCGGATTGCGGCGGCGGACGAAACGGCGCTGTTTACCAATCGCAACGGCAAACGCTTGGGGCAGCGGCAGATTCAGAAACGGCTGCAGGAATGGTCGCTCAAGCAGGGCGAGCGGCATATTTCGCCGCATATGCTGCGCCACAGTTATGCCAGCCATCTGCTGCAGTCTTCGCGCGATATTCGGGCGGTGCAGGAATTGCTGGGACACAGCAGTTTATCGACCACGCAGATTTACACCAAGTTGGATTTCGACCACCTTGCCAAGATTTATGATGAAACACATCCGAGGGCCAAACGGAAAAAATAG
- the queF gene encoding preQ(1) synthase — protein sequence MSRNNQELNGISLLGNQHTQYPTEYAPEILEAFDNKHPSNDYFVKFVCPEFTSLCPMTGQPDFATIVIRYIPDIKMVESKSLKLYLFSFRNHGDFHEDCVNIIMKDLIALMNPKYIEVFGEFTPRGGIAIHPFANYGRAGTEFETLARQRLFQHDAQ from the coding sequence ATGTCCCGCAACAACCAAGAGCTGAACGGCATTTCGCTGTTGGGCAACCAACACACGCAATATCCGACCGAATATGCACCGGAAATCCTCGAAGCCTTCGACAACAAACACCCCAGCAACGACTATTTCGTCAAATTCGTCTGTCCCGAATTTACCAGCCTTTGCCCGATGACCGGCCAGCCCGACTTCGCCACCATCGTGATCCGCTATATTCCCGACATCAAAATGGTGGAAAGCAAATCGCTGAAACTCTATCTCTTCAGCTTCCGCAACCACGGCGACTTTCATGAAGACTGCGTCAATATCATCATGAAAGATTTGATTGCGCTGATGAACCCGAAATACATCGAAGTATTCGGCGAATTCACCCCGCGCGGCGGCATCGCCATCCACCCGTTTGCCAACTACGGCCGTGCCGGCACCGAGTTTGAAACCCTCGCCCGCCAACGCCTGTTCCAACACGACGCCCAATAA
- a CDS encoding M3 family metallopeptidase has product MNDNVLLQLGDEPAFDRIQTEHIKPALQSAMQQAREAVAAVKAQPQTTWLNTVERLTDITERVGRIWGVVAHLNSVVDTPQLRAVYNELMPEVTVFFSEISQDIELYERFKAIKASEAFAKLTPAQQTKLNHDLRDFVLSGAELPPEQQAKLAALQTESAQLSAQFSQNVLDATDAFALYFDDAAELAGIQEDALAMFAAAAQAEGKTGYKIGLQMPHYLAVMQYADNRALREQMYRAYVTRASELSNEGKFDNTANIDRCLEIGLETAHLLGFDNYAELSLATKMADTPAQVLAFLRNLAAQAKPFAEQDFAEVKAFAADTLGIADFQSWDLAYAGEKLRQAKYSFSETEVKKYFPAGKVLAGLFAQINRLYGVNFIEKTVPVWHKDVRYFELENGGAIIGGVYLDLYAREGKRGGAWMNDYKGRRRFADGEKAGQLQIPTAYLVCNFTPPLAGKEARLSHDEILTLFHEMGHGLHHLLTQEEELGVSGINGVEWDAVELPSQFMENFVWEYDVLAEMSAHEETGAALPQALFDKMVAAKNFQRGMFMVRQMEFALFDMLIYSESDQGRLKNWAAVLDSVRQEVAVSIPPTYNRFANSFGHIFAGGYSAGYYSYAWAEVLSADAYAAFEESDDVRATGKRFWREILAVGGGRSAAESFKAFRGREPSIDALLRHSGFKAA; this is encoded by the coding sequence ATGAACGACAACGTTTTATTACAACTCGGCGACGAACCGGCGTTTGACCGCATTCAGACCGAACACATCAAACCGGCGCTGCAAAGTGCCATGCAGCAGGCACGGGAAGCAGTGGCGGCGGTGAAGGCGCAGCCGCAAACCACTTGGCTGAATACGGTCGAACGCCTGACCGACATTACCGAACGTGTCGGCCGCATTTGGGGCGTGGTTGCCCATTTGAATTCGGTGGTGGACACGCCGCAACTGCGGGCGGTGTATAACGAATTAATGCCCGAAGTAACCGTATTTTTCAGCGAAATCTCGCAAGATATCGAATTATACGAACGGTTTAAAGCGATTAAGGCCTCTGAAGCCTTTGCCAAGCTGACACCGGCGCAGCAGACCAAGTTAAACCATGATTTGCGTGATTTCGTGTTGAGCGGTGCCGAGTTGCCGCCCGAACAGCAGGCGAAATTGGCGGCGTTGCAAACTGAAAGCGCCCAACTGTCGGCGCAATTTTCGCAAAACGTATTGGACGCAACCGACGCATTCGCCCTGTATTTCGACGATGCCGCCGAATTGGCGGGCATTCAGGAAGATGCGCTGGCGATGTTTGCCGCCGCCGCCCAAGCCGAAGGCAAAACCGGCTACAAAATCGGCCTGCAAATGCCGCATTATCTGGCGGTTATGCAATATGCCGACAACCGTGCGCTGCGGGAACAGATGTACCGTGCCTACGTTACCCGTGCCAGCGAATTGAGCAACGAAGGCAAATTCGACAATACCGCCAATATCGACCGCTGTCTGGAAATCGGGCTGGAAACGGCACACCTGCTCGGTTTCGACAATTACGCCGAATTGTCGCTGGCCACCAAAATGGCCGACACACCCGCACAGGTTTTGGCGTTTCTGCGCAATCTGGCGGCACAGGCCAAACCGTTTGCCGAACAGGATTTTGCCGAAGTCAAAGCCTTTGCCGCCGATACTTTGGGCATTGCCGATTTCCAATCGTGGGATTTGGCATACGCCGGCGAAAAACTGCGCCAAGCCAAATATTCCTTCAGCGAAACCGAAGTGAAAAAATATTTTCCGGCCGGCAAAGTGCTGGCGGGTCTGTTTGCCCAAATCAACCGTTTATACGGTGTAAACTTTATCGAAAAAACCGTACCGGTTTGGCATAAAGACGTGCGTTATTTTGAATTGGAAAACGGTGGTGCCATCATCGGCGGCGTGTATCTCGATTTATACGCCCGCGAAGGCAAGCGGGGCGGCGCATGGATGAACGACTACAAAGGCCGCCGCCGCTTTGCCGACGGCGAAAAAGCCGGACAGCTGCAAATCCCGACCGCCTATTTGGTGTGCAACTTCACCCCGCCGCTGGCCGGAAAAGAAGCCCGCCTGAGCCACGACGAAATCCTGACCCTGTTCCACGAAATGGGCCACGGCCTGCACCACTTGCTGACGCAGGAAGAAGAATTGGGCGTGAGCGGCATCAACGGCGTGGAATGGGACGCAGTCGAATTACCGAGCCAGTTTATGGAAAACTTCGTTTGGGAATACGATGTGTTGGCGGAAATGTCCGCCCACGAAGAAACCGGCGCAGCCTTGCCGCAAGCCTTGTTCGACAAAATGGTTGCCGCCAAAAACTTCCAACGGGGCATGTTTATGGTGCGCCAAATGGAATTTGCCCTGTTCGACATGCTGATTTACAGCGAAAGCGACCAAGGCCGTCTGAAAAACTGGGCAGCGGTGTTGGACAGTGTACGCCAAGAAGTTGCCGTCAGCATTCCGCCGACCTACAACCGCTTTGCCAACAGCTTCGGCCACATCTTCGCCGGCGGCTATTCCGCAGGCTATTACAGCTACGCTTGGGCCGAAGTATTGAGCGCCGACGCTTACGCCGCCTTTGAAGAAAGCGACGATGTCCGAGCCACCGGCAAACGCTTCTGGCGGGAAATCCTCGCCGTCGGCGGCGGCCGCAGCGCCGCCGAATCGTTCAAAGCCTTCCGCGGCAGAGAACCGAGCATAGACGCTTTATTGCGCCACAGCGGATTTAAAGCAGCGTAG
- a CDS encoding DHA2 family efflux MFS transporter permease subunit, with product MTYPPLQGIRLVWVTLALSLAVFMEVLDTTIANVAVPVIAGDLGAATTQGTWVITSFAVANAISVPLTGFLAKRMGEVRLFTASVIGFVVMSWLCGIAPNLQLLVVFRVLQGFIAGPLIPLSQSLLMASYPREKRTLALALWAMTVVVAPVLGPILGGWISNNWHWGWIFFINVPIGIAAAWIAWRQLADRETETVKTPIDYVGLVLMIVGIGALQMMLDRGKELDWFASAEIMVLGITALITLTYFIVWELGEKYPIVDLSLFKNRNFAIGVLATSLGFMVYMGTLTLLPLVLQSNLGYTSTWAGLAAAPVGLLPVLLSPVIGKFGNRIDMRILVTASFLVFAFAFHWRTDFYAGMDISNVVWPQFWQGLGVAMFFLPLTTITLSHIEGGRIASASSLSNFLRVFMGGVGVSVVSTMWERREALHHTRLAEHVNIYSDHTQAALQQMQQQGMTYQQALGSINGSITQQGFIIGSNEIFFAGSILFVLMIAVIWFAKPPFGSKGGGGH from the coding sequence ATGACTTATCCGCCGTTGCAGGGCATACGCTTGGTGTGGGTTACGCTGGCGTTGAGCCTTGCCGTGTTTATGGAAGTGTTGGATACCACGATTGCCAATGTCGCCGTGCCGGTGATTGCCGGTGATTTGGGTGCGGCGACCACGCAGGGAACGTGGGTGATTACCTCGTTTGCCGTGGCCAATGCGATTTCCGTGCCGCTGACCGGTTTTCTGGCAAAACGAATGGGCGAAGTGCGGCTGTTTACCGCTTCGGTTATCGGCTTTGTGGTGATGTCGTGGCTGTGCGGCATTGCCCCGAATCTGCAGCTTTTGGTGGTGTTCCGGGTGTTGCAGGGCTTTATTGCAGGCCCGCTGATTCCCTTGTCGCAAAGTCTGCTGATGGCATCGTATCCTCGGGAAAAACGCACGCTGGCGCTGGCATTGTGGGCGATGACGGTGGTGGTGGCACCGGTGTTGGGCCCGATTTTGGGCGGCTGGATTTCCAACAACTGGCATTGGGGCTGGATTTTCTTTATTAATGTACCGATTGGGATAGCAGCGGCATGGATTGCATGGCGGCAGCTTGCCGACAGGGAAACCGAAACCGTGAAAACGCCGATTGATTATGTCGGGTTGGTGCTGATGATTGTCGGTATCGGCGCTTTGCAGATGATGCTGGATCGGGGCAAAGAGCTGGATTGGTTTGCTTCCGCCGAAATCATGGTGTTGGGCATCACCGCTCTGATTACGCTGACGTATTTTATTGTGTGGGAATTGGGCGAAAAATACCCGATTGTCGATTTGTCGCTGTTTAAAAACCGCAATTTCGCCATCGGTGTATTGGCGACTTCGCTCGGTTTTATGGTGTATATGGGAACATTGACGCTGTTGCCGCTGGTGTTGCAGTCCAATCTCGGCTATACCTCGACATGGGCGGGGCTGGCGGCAGCGCCGGTGGGACTGTTGCCGGTGTTGCTGTCGCCGGTTATCGGCAAATTCGGCAACCGCATCGATATGCGGATTCTGGTAACCGCCAGTTTTTTGGTGTTTGCCTTTGCCTTCCACTGGCGCACCGATTTTTACGCCGGTATGGACATCAGCAATGTGGTGTGGCCGCAATTTTGGCAGGGCTTGGGTGTCGCCATGTTCTTTTTACCGCTGACCACCATTACCCTGTCGCATATCGAAGGTGGCAGAATCGCTTCCGCCAGCAGTTTGTCCAATTTTCTGCGGGTATTTATGGGCGGAGTCGGTGTGTCCGTCGTCAGCACCATGTGGGAGCGGCGCGAAGCCCTGCACCACACCCGGCTTGCCGAACATGTCAATATTTATTCCGACCACACGCAGGCGGCATTGCAGCAAATGCAGCAGCAGGGCATGACCTACCAACAGGCGCTCGGCAGCATCAACGGCAGCATTACCCAACAGGGCTTTATCATCGGCTCAAACGAAATCTTTTTCGCCGGCAGCATTTTATTCGTCTTAATGATAGCCGTTATTTGGTTTGCCAAACCACCGTTCGGCAGCAAGGGCGGCGGCGGGCATTAA
- the fba gene encoding class II fructose-bisphosphate aldolase (catalyzes the reversible aldol condensation of dihydroxyacetonephosphate and glyceraldehyde 3-phosphate in the Calvin cycle, glycolysis, and/or gluconeogenesis) yields the protein MALVSMRQLLDHAAENSYGLPAFNVNNLEQMRAIMEAADQVNAPVIVQASAGARKYAGAPFLRHLILAAVEEFPHIPVVMHQDHGASPDVCQRSIQLGFSSVMMDGSLMSDGKTPSSYEYNVDVTRTVVNFSHACGVSVEGEIGVLGNLETGEAGEEDGVGAVGKLSHDQMLTSVEDAVRFVKDTGVDALAIAVGTSHGAYKFTRPPTGDVLRIDRIKEIHEALPNTHIVMHGSSSVPQEWLKVINENGGQIGETYGVPVEEIVQGIKYGVRKVNIDTDLRLASTGAIRRFLAENPSEFDPRKYLSKTVEAMKQICLDRYLAFGCEGQASKIKPVSLEKMADKYAKGELSQIIK from the coding sequence ATGGCACTCGTATCCATGCGCCAATTACTCGACCACGCCGCAGAAAACAGCTACGGCCTGCCGGCTTTCAACGTCAATAATCTCGAACAAATGCGTGCCATTATGGAAGCCGCCGACCAAGTCAATGCGCCCGTGATCGTGCAGGCCAGCGCCGGTGCCAGAAAATATGCCGGCGCACCGTTTTTGCGCCATCTGATTTTGGCGGCCGTTGAAGAATTTCCGCACATTCCTGTGGTCATGCACCAAGACCACGGCGCATCGCCGGATGTCTGCCAACGCTCTATCCAACTGGGTTTTTCGTCCGTAATGATGGACGGCTCGCTGATGTCCGACGGCAAAACGCCGTCTTCTTATGAATACAATGTTGATGTAACCCGCACTGTCGTTAATTTCTCACACGCCTGCGGTGTATCCGTAGAAGGCGAAATCGGCGTATTGGGCAATCTGGAAACCGGCGAAGCAGGCGAGGAAGACGGTGTGGGTGCGGTCGGCAAACTGTCGCACGACCAAATGCTGACCAGCGTCGAAGACGCTGTACGCTTCGTGAAAGATACCGGTGTTGATGCGTTGGCGATTGCTGTCGGTACCAGCCACGGTGCATACAAATTCACCCGCCCGCCTACAGGCGATGTGTTGCGTATCGACCGCATCAAAGAAATTCATGAAGCCTTGCCAAACACCCATATCGTGATGCACGGCTCAAGCTCTGTTCCGCAAGAATGGCTCAAAGTCATCAATGAAAACGGCGGACAAATCGGGGAAACCTACGGCGTACCGGTTGAAGAAATCGTACAAGGCATTAAATACGGCGTACGCAAAGTCAATATCGACACCGACCTGCGCCTCGCCTCTACCGGCGCAATCCGCCGTTTCTTAGCAGAAAACCCCTCCGAATTCGACCCGCGCAAATACCTGAGCAAAACCGTTGAAGCCATGAAACAAATCTGCTTAGACCGCTACCTAGCCTTCGGCTGCGAAGGACAGGCCTCTAAAATCAAACCGGTTTCACTGGAAAAAATGGCTGATAAATACGCCAAAGGCGAATTGAGCCAAATCATTAAATAA
- a CDS encoding YkvI family membrane protein, whose protein sequence is MSNSQQHGVSAFGIASTFIGTIIGAGFASGNEILQYFVSQGWWGLGAILVATVGFYWFGKISLQLGYYLKTEEYSHAISPSDSPWPRRYCDLMITVTLFGTFVIMIAGAGGLLANLFGLPAIYGSIGIGVLVVLNLLWGMNGLVRIQELMVPALIAGCVLVGLFFTFNPIAGADKPSEIITSPFLVHWIPNGILYVAFNFQLAIAVLVPLGAAAQSRQTLQKGVFWGALGLFAGSATIFTALLLNQGAVGNQAYPMVTLAEQIFSGLGYVYAAILVFGLYSTAISCFYGTILRVHETKMFARLNQVWVMIIMSAVGVVLSRFGFSDLIGRIYPILGFGGLLVMVFMIMVAVKKLPTLTARN, encoded by the coding sequence ATGAGCAATTCCCAACAACACGGCGTGTCCGCTTTCGGCATCGCTTCTACCTTTATCGGCACCATCATCGGTGCGGGCTTCGCCTCCGGTAATGAAATTCTGCAATATTTCGTTTCGCAAGGCTGGTGGGGCTTGGGCGCAATTTTGGTCGCTACGGTCGGGTTTTACTGGTTCGGCAAAATCTCGCTGCAGCTGGGCTATTATCTGAAAACCGAAGAATATTCCCACGCCATCAGTCCTTCCGACAGCCCGTGGCCGCGCCGCTACTGCGATTTGATGATTACCGTAACCCTGTTCGGCACATTTGTGATTATGATTGCCGGTGCCGGCGGCCTGCTCGCCAATCTTTTCGGCCTGCCTGCGATTTACGGTTCAATCGGTATCGGCGTGCTGGTGGTATTGAACCTGTTGTGGGGCATGAACGGCTTGGTGCGGATTCAGGAACTGATGGTTCCGGCTCTGATTGCCGGTTGCGTGTTGGTCGGCCTGTTTTTCACGTTCAACCCGATTGCAGGCGCAGACAAGCCGTCTGAAATCATCACTTCGCCGTTTTTGGTGCATTGGATTCCCAACGGCATTCTGTATGTTGCCTTTAATTTTCAACTTGCCATTGCCGTATTGGTGCCGCTGGGCGCAGCCGCACAAAGCCGCCAAACCCTGCAAAAAGGCGTATTCTGGGGCGCACTGGGGCTGTTTGCCGGTAGTGCCACCATCTTCACCGCCCTGCTGTTGAACCAAGGCGCAGTCGGCAACCAAGCCTATCCGATGGTAACGCTTGCCGAACAGATTTTCTCCGGCTTGGGCTATGTATATGCCGCTATTTTGGTGTTCGGCCTGTATTCCACCGCCATCAGCTGCTTTTACGGCACCATCCTGCGGGTACACGAAACCAAAATGTTCGCCCGTCTCAATCAGGTTTGGGTGATGATTATCATGTCCGCCGTCGGCGTGGTATTGAGCCGCTTCGGTTTCTCCGATCTGATCGGTAGAATCTACCCGATTCTCGGCTTCGGCGGCCTTTTGGTGATGGTGTTTATGATTATGGTTGCCGTGAAAAAACTGCCGACATTAACGGCAAGAAACTGA
- a CDS encoding ComEA family DNA-binding protein gives MKKLLTAAALMLATAFAAAAVNINTASETELTALPGIGPAKAKAIVEYRKLNGAFKSPEELKNVKGIGEGIFSKLKGEAVTSTPPAKKAGPALKK, from the coding sequence ATGAAAAAACTGCTTACCGCAGCCGCACTGATGCTTGCCACCGCATTTGCCGCCGCAGCCGTCAACATCAACACCGCTTCCGAAACCGAACTGACTGCCTTACCCGGCATCGGCCCGGCCAAAGCAAAAGCCATTGTAGAGTACCGCAAACTTAACGGTGCGTTCAAATCCCCCGAGGAGCTGAAAAACGTCAAAGGCATCGGGGAGGGCATCTTCTCGAAACTGAAAGGGGAGGCCGTTACTTCCACCCCGCCTGCTAAAAAGGCCGGCCCTGCTTTGAAAAAGTAG
- the coaBC gene encoding bifunctional phosphopantothenoylcysteine decarboxylase/phosphopantothenate--cysteine ligase CoaBC yields the protein MTGKHILLGVSGGIAAYKSCELVRLLKKQGHSVTVAMSRATAEFVSPMTFQALSGKPVLLDTHGSEVGGNGMAHIQLTRAADVFLIAPATANTLAKIAHGIADNLLTNLAAARKCPLAVAPAMNVEMWQNPANQRNIRQLISDGITVFQPDSGEQACGETGVGRMKEAAELAELLPDLWTPKILAGKKILITAGATFEAIDPVRGITNISSGQMGIALAQACRAAGAAVTLIYGQLQTTLPAGLKQMQQAVSAEAMYQAVHQHIAEQDVFISVAAVADYKVKNSSSQKLKKDGSGKAPVIELTENPDILASVAKLPQPPFCVGFAAESKNVLEYARAKRQRKHIPMLIANQVSQAMGKATNRITIIDDYQETDFPEADKRQVAEAIIGRLAELLEKQ from the coding sequence ATGACCGGCAAACACATTCTTCTCGGTGTCAGCGGCGGCATTGCCGCCTATAAATCCTGCGAACTGGTGCGGCTGTTGAAAAAACAGGGACACAGCGTAACCGTTGCCATGAGCCGTGCCACCGCCGAATTTGTCTCGCCGATGACCTTTCAGGCATTAAGCGGCAAACCCGTTTTGCTCGATACCCACGGCTCGGAAGTCGGCGGCAACGGCATGGCGCATATCCAGCTGACCCGTGCCGCCGATGTGTTCCTGATTGCCCCCGCCACCGCCAACACCTTGGCCAAAATCGCCCACGGCATTGCCGACAACTTATTGACCAACTTGGCCGCCGCCCGCAAATGCCCGCTGGCAGTCGCCCCCGCCATGAATGTCGAAATGTGGCAAAACCCCGCCAACCAACGCAATATCCGACAACTGATTTCAGACGGCATCACCGTGTTCCAACCCGACAGCGGCGAACAGGCATGCGGCGAAACCGGTGTCGGCCGAATGAAAGAAGCCGCAGAATTGGCCGAACTGTTGCCCGATTTGTGGACACCGAAAATCCTCGCCGGAAAAAAAATCCTGATTACCGCCGGCGCAACCTTTGAAGCCATCGACCCCGTCCGCGGCATTACCAATATTTCCAGCGGACAAATGGGCATTGCTCTGGCTCAGGCGTGCCGTGCCGCAGGCGCAGCCGTTACCTTGATTTACGGCCAACTCCAAACCACACTTCCCGCCGGTTTAAAACAAATGCAGCAAGCCGTCAGCGCCGAAGCCATGTATCAGGCAGTTCATCAACATATCGCAGAACAAGACGTTTTCATTTCCGTTGCCGCCGTCGCCGACTATAAAGTCAAAAACAGCAGCAGCCAAAAACTAAAAAAAGACGGTTCAGGAAAAGCCCCCGTTATCGAACTGACCGAAAATCCCGACATCCTCGCTTCCGTTGCCAAATTACCGCAACCCCCGTTCTGCGTCGGCTTTGCCGCCGAAAGCAAAAACGTTTTAGAATACGCCCGAGCCAAACGGCAGCGCAAACACATCCCCATGCTGATCGCCAACCAAGTATCCCAAGCCATGGGCAAAGCCACCAACCGGATTACCATTATCGACGATTATCAAGAAACCGACTTCCCCGAAGCCGACAAACGGCAGGTTGCCGAAGCCATTATCGGCAGGTTGGCAGAATTGTTAGAAAAACAGTAA